In the genome of Flexistipes sinusarabici DSM 4947, one region contains:
- a CDS encoding type II toxin-antitoxin system RelE family toxin, with translation MYDLEFSENAKKFIKKLPANDKKKIKSKLETLAKDPDKLKNNIKKLKGEYGDFFRLRISNYRLIYKRYDKRLVIYILKAGHRKDVY, from the coding sequence ATGTATGATTTAGAATTTTCCGAAAATGCCAAGAAGTTTATCAAGAAACTACCAGCCAATGATAAAAAGAAGATTAAAAGTAAGCTTGAAACGTTGGCCAAAGATCCAGACAAACTTAAAAACAATATTAAGAAGCTAAAGGGTGAATACGGGGATTTTTTCAGGCTGAGGATCTCTAATTATAGACTTATTTATAAAAGATACGATAAAAGACTTGTCATATACATTCTAAAAGCCGGGCATCGGAAGGATGTTTATTAA
- a CDS encoding tyrosine-type recombinase/integrase: MAVYNRCNNCKSLNKPTNKNCKNCNEKLGKHFYITYKISGKSRLEYAGNRLTDARNLDIQRKTEKMQGKLKLPDKKQNVPFWKDIVENEYLPDARDRLRSFKATKSRYEEVRDFKGFQKPIDQLTIQDLDSYLDWQRKYTDRTASTINRNLTVARSIMSFICERKKDIVPNNPWRDFKLLKEHNKERRSLSINEMQDLLDACKGKNYYIYAVVLIACWTGARRGEILNLRWRDVNDFAETLTLRHTKNGKDRTIPYSHFKNELLPELEKIKEITGNYEYVFTNPDTGTKLTDIKRAYRSALKEAGITDADFHCLRHTAISNMSHAGFSDIQISYISGHEDIQVIKRYSHSNISQKTEMMNDFRQFIDSQKGKKKVVDITEKAK; the protein is encoded by the coding sequence ATGGCAGTTTATAACAGATGTAATAATTGCAAGTCATTAAATAAGCCTACAAATAAGAATTGTAAAAACTGTAACGAAAAACTTGGAAAGCATTTTTACATCACCTACAAAATCAGCGGAAAATCCAGGCTTGAGTATGCAGGTAACCGCTTAACCGATGCCAGGAATCTTGACATTCAGCGTAAAACCGAGAAAATGCAGGGAAAACTAAAACTACCGGATAAAAAACAAAATGTGCCTTTCTGGAAAGATATTGTAGAAAACGAATATTTGCCGGATGCCAGAGACAGGCTGAGAAGCTTTAAGGCTACCAAATCAAGATACGAGGAAGTAAGAGACTTTAAGGGTTTTCAGAAGCCTATAGATCAGCTTACAATCCAGGATCTTGATAGTTATCTTGATTGGCAGAGGAAATACACAGACCGGACAGCATCAACAATAAACAGAAATTTGACAGTTGCCAGATCTATAATGAGTTTTATTTGCGAGAGGAAAAAAGACATTGTGCCTAATAATCCATGGAGAGATTTTAAGTTGTTAAAAGAACACAATAAGGAGCGGAGAAGTTTATCAATAAATGAAATGCAAGACCTGTTAGACGCCTGCAAGGGTAAAAACTATTATATCTATGCAGTTGTTTTAATTGCTTGCTGGACAGGAGCCAGAAGGGGAGAAATTTTAAATCTCAGGTGGAGAGATGTAAATGATTTTGCAGAGACTTTAACCCTGAGACACACTAAAAACGGTAAAGATCGAACTATCCCTTACAGCCATTTTAAAAACGAACTATTGCCGGAACTGGAGAAGATAAAAGAGATAACGGGAAATTATGAATATGTTTTTACGAACCCGGACACAGGAACTAAACTAACAGACATCAAGAGGGCTTACAGATCTGCACTAAAAGAAGCAGGTATAACGGATGCAGATTTTCATTGTCTGAGACATACAGCCATTAGCAATATGAGCCATGCAGGATTTAGCGACATTCAGATAAGTTATATATCAGGACATGAGGATATACAGGTTATTAAACGTTACAGCCATTCAAACATAAGCCAGAAAACAGAAATGATGAATGATTTCAGGCAGTTTATAGACAGCCAGAAAGGAAAAAAGAAGGTTGTGGACATTACGGAAAAAGCAAAATAG
- the pdxA gene encoding 4-hydroxythreonine-4-phosphate dehydrogenase PdxA, with protein sequence MKKTKIVITLGDPAGIGPEITAKLLSHTWITDNYHIIISGNRHLLLKWIKKIPSNIDILEEDKFSGFNFPTGVTDKFAGEASILYIKNAVELIQNGEAEALCTCPINKKSIQMAGYDYKGHTDLLAELTNSHDYSMMLMCEYMKVVLATTHIPLREVPDNIKPDKLLKTIKNTHNAGRLFGTPEPKIAVSGLNPHSGDEGVIGFEEQKIIDPVIGEAENLGINIEGPFAADSLFTEKNLNRYDFFIAMYHDQGLIPLKMKCFSEAVNVTLNLPIIRTSVDHGTAYDIAGKNIASENSLIQAVKTADKMVRNAKANKNI encoded by the coding sequence ATGAAAAAAACGAAGATCGTTATAACTTTAGGAGACCCTGCAGGTATCGGCCCTGAAATAACGGCAAAACTGCTAAGCCATACCTGGATAACAGATAATTATCATATAATAATATCCGGTAACAGACATTTGCTGCTAAAGTGGATAAAAAAGATACCGTCAAACATCGATATATTAGAAGAGGATAAATTTTCCGGTTTTAACTTTCCCACGGGTGTCACGGATAAATTCGCCGGCGAAGCTTCTATTCTATACATAAAAAATGCTGTAGAACTGATACAGAATGGCGAGGCAGAAGCTTTGTGCACCTGCCCTATAAATAAAAAATCCATTCAGATGGCAGGGTATGATTATAAAGGTCACACCGATTTACTGGCCGAATTGACAAACAGTCACGATTATTCGATGATGCTGATGTGTGAGTATATGAAGGTGGTACTGGCAACTACTCACATTCCCCTAAGAGAAGTACCCGACAACATAAAGCCGGATAAACTTCTGAAAACTATAAAAAATACGCACAATGCCGGCAGACTGTTCGGTACTCCGGAGCCAAAGATTGCCGTTTCAGGTCTGAACCCTCACAGCGGGGATGAAGGTGTAATAGGTTTTGAGGAGCAGAAAATCATTGACCCAGTAATCGGAGAAGCTGAAAATTTGGGAATTAATATTGAGGGACCCTTTGCGGCGGACAGTCTTTTTACTGAGAAAAATCTGAACAGATACGACTTTTTTATTGCAATGTACCACGATCAGGGGCTGATACCGCTGAAAATGAAATGTTTTTCAGAGGCCGTCAATGTAACACTGAACCTTCCTATAATAAGAACCAGTGTTGATCACGGCACAGCTTACGACATTGCGGGAAAAAATATTGCAAGCGAAAACAGCCTTATTCAGGCGGTAAAAACAGCTGACAAAATGGTGAGGAATGCTAAAGCTAACAAAAATATTTAG
- the rsmA gene encoding 16S rRNA (adenine(1518)-N(6)/adenine(1519)-N(6))-dimethyltransferase RsmA, with translation MLKLTKIFRDEFGHTDKNFGQHFLVNDHYLNEIVESLEISDEKNIVEIGPGCGALTLKFLEKGAHVTAVEIDKKLVDFLERYLFFYNNLEIIHDDFLNIDKYQLPPQFSFAGNLPYNLSTKILMKTTAFHERIDKMVFMFQKEVASRINAVPNTKDYSWISVISRYFFDIKKIRNIGGGNFWPKTKVNSTVLVFTPRKRHFQDSNREKKFLEMVKKSFVTKRKTLKNNLKNEIPDIENILEELFANKSIRAEQISLEGFIKLYERIYT, from the coding sequence ATGCTAAAGCTAACAAAAATATTTAGAGATGAATTCGGACATACAGACAAAAACTTCGGCCAGCATTTTCTGGTGAATGACCACTATTTAAACGAAATAGTCGAATCTCTCGAGATAAGTGATGAAAAAAATATTGTGGAAATAGGCCCTGGATGCGGTGCATTAACTTTGAAATTTCTTGAAAAGGGAGCACATGTTACGGCTGTGGAAATAGATAAAAAACTTGTGGATTTTCTTGAACGCTACCTTTTTTTCTACAACAACCTTGAAATTATCCATGACGATTTTCTCAATATTGACAAATACCAGCTCCCGCCGCAATTCTCTTTTGCCGGCAATCTGCCCTACAATCTTTCAACAAAAATTCTCATGAAAACCACCGCTTTTCACGAACGGATTGATAAAATGGTATTTATGTTTCAAAAAGAGGTTGCCTCAAGAATTAATGCCGTTCCTAACACGAAAGATTATTCATGGATTTCCGTAATATCACGGTATTTTTTTGATATAAAAAAAATCAGGAATATTGGCGGGGGGAATTTCTGGCCGAAAACCAAAGTAAACTCAACAGTTTTAGTCTTCACACCAAGAAAGAGACATTTTCAGGACAGCAACAGAGAGAAAAAATTTCTTGAAATGGTAAAAAAATCGTTCGTCACCAAAAGAAAGACTTTAAAAAACAATCTGAAGAATGAAATTCCCGATATAGAAAATATTCTTGAGGAACTTTTTGCCAACAAATCAATAAGAGCCGAACAAATAAGTCTCGAGGGTTTTATAAAACTTTATGAACGCATCTATACATAA
- a CDS encoding 3'-5' exonuclease, with protein sequence MNASIHNAPLSELEFTVFDTETTGLSPYKGAKLVEIGAVKVRKGLNLDLSSTFTRLINPKIRIPYSAYKIHKISNEKVIDAPDISEVLPEFAEFTENSVVVAHNAKFDFKFIDYFMKEHNMQCSIVNILDTLSLTRLLFPEIGRYNLDRLIDYFSLHELTEEAVKGLHTDKTFGNDEHYRHRALYDAINTAFIFIRCVEKIKRLGLPEKLHSLIR encoded by the coding sequence ATGAACGCATCTATACATAACGCCCCACTTTCTGAGCTTGAATTTACCGTCTTCGATACGGAAACCACCGGCCTGAGCCCTTACAAAGGAGCAAAACTTGTTGAAATCGGGGCAGTAAAAGTAAGAAAAGGTCTTAACCTCGATCTGAGCAGTACATTTACCCGGCTTATCAACCCTAAAATAAGGATACCTTACAGCGCCTACAAAATTCACAAAATAAGCAATGAAAAGGTTATTGATGCTCCTGATATCAGTGAAGTTCTGCCAGAATTTGCAGAATTTACTGAAAACTCAGTCGTGGTGGCACACAATGCAAAATTTGACTTCAAATTCATAGACTATTTTATGAAAGAACATAACATGCAGTGCAGTATAGTGAATATTCTTGATACACTCTCTTTAACAAGGCTTCTCTTTCCTGAAATCGGCAGATACAACCTGGATAGGCTAATAGATTATTTCAGCCTCCACGAGCTTACTGAAGAAGCGGTAAAAGGTCTGCATACGGATAAGACATTTGGCAATGACGAACATTACAGGCACAGGGCATTATATGACGCTATAAATACGGCCTTTATTTTTATCAGATGTGTGGAAAAAATCAAACGATTGGGGCTGCCTGAAAAACTTCATTCGCTAATCAGATAA
- a CDS encoding solute symporter family protein: MNGLENTSLGEPNAIAILFFALVVLGTLVITYFAAKKTKSTSEYYAAGRSITGFQNGLALSGDYMSAASFLGISGIVALQGYDGFIYAVGYLVGWPALMFLIAEPLRNLGKFTFTDVVAFRLNKGPIRIAASIGGLLVVLFYTIAQMVGSGKLVELMFGMPYEMAEIIVGFVMLLYVLFGGMLATTWVQIIKACLLLFGVTLLTILTLAQFNFNPGIIFSEVQSMYGEQMLTPGGLVTGGLDAFSLGLALMFGLLGLPHILMRFYTVPDAKEARKSVSWATTFIGYFYLIIPIVGFGAAVLVKKSVIAGVDKGGNMAAPLLSELLGGTPFLGFIAAVAFATILAVVAGLTLAAASALSHDIYVNVIKKGDATEAEQVKSARIATIIFGVVAVGLGILFKGQNVAFLVGLAFAIAASANFPSLLLSILWRRFSTQGAVWSIIAGGLTATILIILSPTVWVSILGYEEAVFPLKNPAVVSMAVAFVTAIVVSLLTPEEKAQTMFDEEKARTYLGVGAE, translated from the coding sequence ATGAATGGACTTGAAAATACTTCATTGGGCGAGCCCAATGCTATTGCGATACTGTTTTTTGCTTTGGTAGTACTTGGAACTTTGGTTATTACTTACTTTGCGGCAAAGAAAACGAAAAGTACCAGTGAGTACTATGCTGCCGGGAGAAGTATCACAGGTTTTCAGAACGGTTTGGCCTTATCCGGCGATTATATGTCGGCGGCGTCTTTTTTGGGTATTTCCGGTATAGTTGCACTACAGGGGTATGATGGTTTTATATATGCTGTCGGTTATCTTGTTGGCTGGCCTGCACTTATGTTTCTTATTGCTGAACCGCTCAGAAATCTCGGTAAATTTACTTTTACCGATGTGGTTGCTTTCAGACTCAATAAAGGACCTATAAGGATTGCAGCATCTATAGGCGGGCTGCTGGTTGTATTGTTCTACACGATTGCACAGATGGTTGGATCCGGTAAGCTTGTTGAACTGATGTTCGGTATGCCTTATGAAATGGCTGAAATAATTGTGGGTTTTGTAATGCTTCTTTATGTTCTGTTCGGCGGGATGCTTGCAACTACATGGGTTCAGATTATTAAGGCATGTCTGCTGCTGTTTGGTGTTACTCTTCTTACAATTCTGACTCTTGCACAATTTAACTTCAATCCCGGTATTATTTTCAGCGAAGTACAGAGTATGTACGGTGAGCAGATGCTTACACCCGGCGGGCTGGTAACAGGAGGCTTGGATGCATTTTCTCTGGGCCTTGCCCTTATGTTCGGTCTCTTGGGGCTACCTCACATTCTTATGAGATTTTATACCGTTCCGGATGCAAAAGAAGCAAGGAAATCTGTTTCATGGGCCACAACGTTTATCGGGTATTTTTATCTGATAATACCCATAGTTGGTTTCGGTGCGGCTGTATTGGTTAAAAAGAGTGTTATTGCTGGTGTGGATAAAGGCGGGAATATGGCGGCACCGCTGCTTTCAGAACTTTTGGGCGGTACACCTTTCTTAGGTTTTATTGCTGCTGTTGCTTTCGCCACGATTCTGGCGGTTGTTGCAGGACTCACACTCGCTGCAGCATCAGCACTTTCACACGATATATATGTGAATGTAATTAAAAAAGGAGACGCGACAGAAGCTGAACAGGTGAAATCGGCACGTATTGCTACAATTATTTTCGGTGTTGTAGCTGTGGGGCTGGGAATCCTTTTTAAGGGTCAGAATGTCGCTTTTCTCGTGGGACTTGCTTTTGCAATTGCGGCCAGTGCCAACTTTCCGTCTCTGCTTCTTTCCATTCTCTGGAGAAGGTTCTCCACTCAGGGGGCGGTCTGGTCTATTATTGCCGGTGGTTTAACGGCTACAATTCTTATTATACTCAGCCCAACGGTATGGGTCTCGATTTTAGGATACGAAGAAGCTGTTTTTCCTCTTAAAAACCCGGCAGTTGTTTCCATGGCTGTTGCATTTGTTACTGCTATTGTTGTTTCTCTGTTGACTCCTGAGGAGAAAGCTCAGACGATGTTTGACGAAGAAAAAGCCAGAACCTACCTTGGAGTGGGAGCTGAATAA
- a CDS encoding DUF485 domain-containing protein, translating into MNLKETVNSEKFKKIVALRWGISIAMLIILFVLYYGYVLTIAWNPEFMAKKIGENYNVGIVSGVVVIVGAWLMTVIYVSWANSKYDKVVEELKQDID; encoded by the coding sequence ATGAATCTGAAAGAAACAGTTAATTCAGAAAAGTTTAAGAAGATTGTTGCCCTGAGGTGGGGGATAAGTATTGCGATGCTTATTATTCTGTTTGTTTTATATTACGGTTATGTTTTGACAATTGCGTGGAATCCAGAGTTTATGGCTAAGAAAATAGGTGAAAATTATAATGTAGGTATTGTTTCCGGTGTAGTAGTGATAGTCGGCGCTTGGTTGATGACAGTTATATACGTAAGCTGGGCTAATTCCAAATACGATAAGGTGGTGGAAGAGCTCAAGCAGGATATTGACTAA
- a CDS encoding putative nucleotidyltransferase substrate binding domain-containing protein, translating into MKSNITINVSKLINILSENFLFESVDNSMLEEALRSISLVDIEKDEILFKKGETYHKGVYFILTGEIDYITGRDKLATLREGDIVGLTTFLGKSTYIVTSTAGEDAELIYFPEITIYNLLSYSAEFRKKFYRMVSGRLQLLQGESSFSTPSFSYKPVANYMTSPVISISTEKTLLDASRIMSENRIGSIIVTGENDKFAGLITSKHIVHEILPRLEETSLKLPVENFLENSPIKVPKEYPLVEVLAELQAKNKDYAVITDNGKAKGIISNKDILKILYRNIHIYNLHIEQASTKEELKTIFRELAGVAAHLLENTRQSSEILPVLSNLHLSIQNKIYKITVEEYRNLAGKDVTEITHSVIIMGSGARKEMFLDPDQDNGFIFEDNITEEDKAALMEFGEHFVNNLAYVGYKKCPGNIMVTNPDMSKTLSEWKNSITDIFNNPGKTGFLTSSIIFDMDCFCGSEQMVWELKNLILKLIAEKPIFLIQLLEKDSNQKIPLSIFGKFQVEKEGEHADQFNLKMSALTFIVDVTRIFALSKQLNDLNTVERLKHLRRKNILSEETVQNVLSAYETVVDILINEQINKSKRNYSPDKYIDPYKLSLLNQNKLKEAFNTISKYLSTGIKYYKGHP; encoded by the coding sequence ATGAAATCTAACATCACGATTAACGTATCAAAACTGATTAACATTTTATCAGAAAATTTTCTTTTTGAATCTGTGGATAACAGTATGCTTGAAGAAGCACTCAGAAGCATCAGCCTTGTTGACATAGAGAAAGACGAAATCCTTTTTAAAAAAGGGGAAACTTACCATAAAGGGGTTTATTTTATTCTGACCGGCGAGATCGACTACATTACCGGCCGTGACAAGCTGGCAACCCTGAGAGAAGGTGATATAGTTGGTCTGACCACTTTTCTGGGCAAATCCACATACATTGTGACATCAACAGCCGGCGAAGATGCCGAGCTTATTTATTTCCCTGAAATCACTATTTATAATCTTCTTTCTTATTCCGCAGAATTCAGAAAAAAGTTTTACAGAATGGTTTCAGGGAGGCTGCAGCTCCTACAGGGTGAAAGCAGTTTCTCAACACCTTCTTTCAGCTATAAACCTGTTGCAAACTACATGACATCACCGGTTATATCGATAAGTACTGAAAAGACCCTTTTGGATGCAAGCAGAATAATGTCAGAAAACAGAATCGGCAGCATAATTGTCACGGGAGAAAACGATAAATTTGCCGGACTGATTACGTCCAAGCATATAGTACACGAAATACTTCCCCGCCTTGAGGAAACATCGCTGAAACTGCCTGTTGAAAATTTTCTTGAAAACAGTCCTATTAAGGTTCCCAAAGAATACCCTCTGGTGGAAGTGCTGGCAGAGCTGCAGGCTAAAAACAAAGACTATGCGGTAATCACCGATAATGGAAAAGCAAAAGGGATTATATCAAACAAGGATATACTGAAAATTCTCTACAGAAATATACACATTTACAATCTTCACATCGAGCAAGCATCAACAAAGGAAGAATTAAAAACTATCTTCAGAGAGCTGGCAGGCGTTGCCGCACATCTTTTGGAAAATACAAGGCAGAGCAGCGAGATACTGCCCGTTTTGTCCAACCTGCATCTGTCTATTCAGAATAAGATATACAAAATAACGGTGGAGGAATACCGCAATCTTGCCGGAAAAGATGTTACAGAGATCACACACTCGGTTATCATAATGGGAAGCGGTGCCAGGAAAGAAATGTTTCTCGATCCTGATCAGGACAACGGATTTATTTTTGAAGACAATATCACTGAAGAAGATAAAGCAGCACTTATGGAATTCGGAGAACATTTTGTAAACAATCTTGCCTATGTGGGCTACAAGAAATGCCCTGGAAATATTATGGTGACCAATCCCGATATGTCCAAAACACTTTCCGAATGGAAAAACAGCATTACGGACATTTTCAACAATCCCGGCAAAACGGGCTTTCTGACATCTTCCATAATCTTTGACATGGACTGCTTCTGCGGCAGTGAACAGATGGTGTGGGAGCTTAAAAATCTCATTTTAAAACTCATTGCGGAAAAACCCATTTTTCTTATTCAGCTTCTGGAGAAGGATTCCAACCAGAAAATTCCCCTTTCGATTTTCGGTAAATTTCAAGTTGAGAAAGAGGGAGAACATGCCGATCAGTTTAATTTAAAAATGTCCGCGCTGACATTTATTGTTGATGTCACAAGAATATTCGCTTTAAGCAAACAACTGAACGACCTGAACACCGTCGAAAGACTTAAGCACCTGCGCCGAAAAAATATACTTTCCGAAGAAACCGTGCAGAATGTACTATCGGCTTATGAAACAGTGGTGGATATCCTAATTAATGAACAAATCAACAAGAGTAAAAGAAACTACTCTCCTGACAAATATATAGATCCATATAAGCTTTCCCTTCTCAATCAGAATAAGCTGAAAGAGGCTTTTAACACAATTTCAAAATATCTGAGCACCGGGATCAAGTATTACAAAGGACATCCGTAA
- a CDS encoding TIGR00730 family Rossman fold protein — protein MNNNNIKKEQYLIDEIKVGDTWRMFKILSEFVEGFENLSDIEPAVSVFGSARVKEDHNDYKKARLMGSMLADNGITVLTGGGPGVMEAANRGATEAGGQSIGVNIELPFEQKPNPYAKKVITFNYFFVRKVMLVKYASAFVIFPGGFGTMDELFEAMTLIQTRKILPFPLILVEKDYWSGMINWLEDKMVGNNFISESDLDIIKLIDDPPEILDCIKNFLKV, from the coding sequence ATGAATAACAACAACATAAAAAAAGAGCAGTACCTAATTGATGAGATAAAGGTTGGAGATACCTGGCGGATGTTTAAAATACTATCGGAGTTTGTTGAGGGTTTTGAAAATCTCAGTGATATTGAGCCGGCGGTGAGTGTATTCGGGTCGGCAAGAGTAAAAGAGGATCATAACGATTATAAAAAGGCAAGATTAATGGGAAGTATGCTTGCCGATAATGGTATTACTGTCTTGACCGGCGGAGGTCCCGGAGTGATGGAGGCGGCTAACCGAGGGGCAACGGAAGCGGGCGGCCAGTCGATAGGGGTAAATATTGAGCTTCCTTTTGAACAAAAACCTAATCCATATGCCAAAAAGGTAATTACGTTTAATTATTTTTTTGTAAGAAAAGTTATGCTGGTAAAATATGCCAGTGCCTTTGTTATTTTTCCCGGCGGATTCGGCACAATGGACGAACTGTTTGAAGCGATGACGCTGATTCAGACCCGTAAAATACTCCCCTTTCCGCTTATCCTTGTTGAAAAGGATTACTGGAGTGGAATGATCAACTGGCTTGAAGATAAGATGGTGGGGAACAATTTTATAAGCGAGAGTGATCTTGATATAATAAAACTCATAGATGACCCGCCGGAAATACTGGACTGCATTAAAAATTTTCTGAAGGTATAG